The sequence AGTCGGCCCGCAGCAACGTCGAATCTGGCCAATATGCGGATGCCATTGAGAAGCTCAAGGGAGAGCAAAGCAAGAACGAGCTCGTCAATCAAGAGATCGCTTTTCTGCGTGCTTATTCGCTGGGCAAACTCGCCTTGGCCGGCTCGGCAGACAAGGCAACCGCTGCCAAAGCTTTGCTTGACTTTGCCAGCCAGTCTTCTGGCAGTTATCACTTTTACGAAGTCGCCCGCATGTTGGGAGACCTGGCCGTAAGCACCGGCAACTACGACGCTGCCACCAAATATTACGGTGCGTTGTCGAAGGCCCCCTGGCCCGATATGAAGATGTCCGGCAATGTGCTCGAAGGCCGTGCGCTACTGGCTCAAGACAAAGCAGACGCAGCCATTAAGAAATTTGACCAGGTGCTTAAGTCCGATGCTTCCGTTGCCGGAGCGGTCCGCCAAAAAAGCTTTGCTTCGGTTGGCAAGGCCCAAGCATTAGCCCTGACAGGCAAAGCTGACGAGGGGGTTACGCTGGCCCAAAAGGTGATCGAGAACGCCGATCCGCAAGACAAAGAACTATTCGGGCGTGCTTACAATGCCCTTGGTCAGTGCTACATGAAACAGAGCCAGCCCAAAGAAGCCCTGCTGGCCTACCTTCATACAGACATCTTGTTCTATCGAGATCCAGAAATTCATGCCGAAGCGTTATACCACCTGAGCAATCTTTGGAAGGAGGTCAACTCTCCCGATGAAGCAACTTCAGCCAGAAACCTGCTAATCAATCAATATCCAGGCAGCGTTTGGTCCAATCGGCAATAATTGGCCCGTCGAGTTACGATTAAGAGGGTGAGTTCGCCAGAAAACAGCGGCCAACTCACCCTAGAAGTGCTTCTCGGGGTGAATCACGCCAACTAAAATACAAGTTTTTCCGTTTGATTTATCCCGAAATCTACTCGCCCTTGTGACCTATTGTTTAGCAAGCCGCGAGTGAAAAACTCGTCTATTCCCAACCAATCCAGGTCTTAGCTCAGATATTCGCATCGCTTGGAGATCCCTATGTTGCGTCGATCCCACGAGTATTCCCTTCCCTTCTGCCTGGCCCTGGTTGCCTTAGTGTTGGGTATCTTCCTGACGACCCAGACGGCTACAGCCCAAGATGCCGCCGACGCCGAACCGGCCGCTGAAGCGCCGGCTGCCGATGCCCCAGCTGATGACGCTGGCGGCGCAGCGGACGCCCAAAAAGAAGACACCCCGAAAGAACGGCTTTCCGTTCTGGCCTGGACCTACAAAGCACTGACCTATTACTTTTGGATCTTCTTGTTGATCTCGGTGATATTTGTGGCGCTTCTGGTCATGAACATCATGAACGCCCGCCGCGAAAACGTGGTTCCCCTGGCGTTGGTCGAAAGCTTCGAGGCGTGCCTGGACGAGAACCAAGTGCAAGAGGCTTACGACATGGCTAAGGAAGATGAGTCATTCCTCGGTAAGGTTCTCTCGGCTGGCCTCGAAAAGGTCTCCAGTGGCTACGACAAGGCCATTGAAGCGATGCAGGAAGTGGGCGAAGAAGAGAACATGAAACTCGATCACCGCCTCAGCTATCTGGCCTTGATCGGCACGCTCAGCCCGATGATCGGACTATTCGGTACGGTGGACGGGATGATCCGAGCGTTTAGCGTTATCGCCATCAGCGGTTCGACGCCGGAAGCCTCGAAGCTGGCTGAAGGTATTTCGACCGCTCTGTTTACCACGTTGGTCGGTCTGGCGTTGGCCATTCCGGCAATCGCCGCCTACAACATCCTCCGCAATCGCGTCGATCGCCTGGCCTTGGAAGTTGGGATTACCAGCGAAGGGCTGATGAGCCGCTTTGAAAACGTGCGTAAGTAGTGCCTGTTTCCTCCGCCCGATCTCTTTCGCAAAAAGACTTAGTACGACATGAAGATCAAGAAGTACCGACGGGAGGTTCAGGAAGGGGACATGACCCCGATGATCGACATGACGTTTCAGTTGATCGCCTTCTTTATGGTGTTGATCAACTTTACGCAAGCCGATCAGAACAAGGACATCAAACTTCCTGAAAGCGAACTGGCGAAACCGCCTGAAGTCCCCTTCGAAAATGCATTAACTTTGCAAGTTTTTCAGGACGGCAACGTCTTTTTCGATGGCAAGAAGTACACGCCGGAATCGATCCGCCCTTCGTTGATTGTGGAAAAACAGATTGCCGACGAATTAAACGCGGGCAAAGGCGGAGCCGCCCAGACCGTCACCGTGATCATTCGTGGGGACGCTCGTGTGGAAACGGGGAAAGTCCAAGACCTAATCAAGCTTTGTCAGGATGTCGGCTTCGAGAAGTTCTCCTTGAAGGCGAAAGAAAAAGTCCCCTACTAAGGCAACGGTTTGAATTCATGAAACTTCGCAAGAACGAAGTCCACGGACGAGAAAAAGTTGAAGTCCCGATGACGCCGATGATCGACATCGTGTTTCAGCTTCTCGTCTTCTTCATCATGACGTTCAAAATCGTCGCGATGGAAGGGGACTTTAACATCAACATGCCGCAAGCCGCTCAGGGCTCGCCCAGTACCACGCAAATCGCGCTGACGCTTTCGCTACGAGCTGGACCAAGTGGGAACCTGCAATCGGTCTCACTGAACAACCTGCCCCCTTTTGAAGGGAGCGTGCAGGAAAAGTTCCGTAAGCTGCAAGATGCCATTGTCGAACAAGTGGGTGTCAACGATGGCCCCAGCACCACGCAGGAAGAGTCCGAAATCGAAATCGATGCCGACTACCAACTGCATTACAACTACGTAATCCAAGCCATCACGGCGGTTACCGGTCGGATTGATCCCAAGACAGGCGAAGTCCAGAAGCTGATCGAAAAGATCAAGTTCGCCCCAGGCTCTGGAAGCGGCAGCTAAACTGCTGCATGCATTCTCAAAACCAATTATTGAGGTCTGCGCCACTAATCCAAGAGGGGCGACCAACGGAAGCCCCGGCTTCGTGCCAAATCGGCCCGTTGCTATGTTGGATTACCGGCGCAGACATCAATAGTTCACGCGCGAGGATGAAACGTGGCGTGAACTTTCTTTAAACGCGACTGATCGACGTGCGTGTAGATTTGGGTCGTGGCAATACTGGCATGCCCCAACAATTCTTGCACCTGGCGCAGATCCGCTCCACCAGCTAACAGATGCGTGGCGAAGCTATGGCGTAATGTATGCGGACTAACATCTGGGGCGATGCCTGCTCGTAAAGCATACTTTTTTACCATCTCCCAAATTGCTTCCCGCCGCAATGCTCGCCCGGTTCGAGTCAAAAAGAACTCAGGCGTCTCTGGACCTCGCGCTGCCAACTTGGGTCGCTCTTTTTCGCAGTAATCGCGGCACGCCGAGATGGCTTTTTCACCAAGCGGAACCAGGCGCTGCTTATCTCCCTTACCATGGAGACGACAATACCCCTCACCCAGGTGAACGTCATTCGCCTTGAGGCCTGCAATTTCCGAAGCTCGGCAACCACACGCGTACAGCACTTCCAAGATCGCGCGATCGCGTCGCCAATAAGGATCTTCGCTCCACGGTGCCGTCAGGAAGTCATCGATCTGATAAGGTGGAATAACAGAAGGAATCTTCTGCCACAGCTTTTGACAGCCTAGCAGTTCAACGAGATTTTCTTCCAGCACACCTTCCAATTGCAAGTAGCGAAAGAAAACCTTAAGGGAGATGATATGCCTGGCGATTGAAGCCGGGGCCAATTGCTGATCGTGTAACCAAGCCACATAATCCGAAAGCTCGATGATCGTCAAATCTTTCGGATTTTTATTACCGACCCATGTCCGAAAACGTTGTAGATCTCGCGAATAAGCTTGGATGGTATTTTTAGAAAGATGACACTCCGTCGTCAGGTAAGTAACCAACGAAGCAATCAGCCGCTCGATTCGTTCCCCTTGCGGTTGTGGCAGCGGTCGTTTGAGTTTTAATTTCAATTTCCGCTTCATTGAAAACCCGAGCTATTTTTTGCAGTATGAGATCGTGGCTTACTCTCTTTCTTCGACAGGATACGTGGCCCGTTCGAACAATCCAAGGAAGATTCCGATCGTATTGATCCTAAGGGCGTAATGGGTCAAAATCCGAACTCTCACTCAGCAAGCCGCTCGCCAAACGGTGGGTATGTCGATCCGCCGTACTCTCCGCACCGTCCATCAAAAGGTATCGAGGTTTTCGGAAAATGCGTGTACTAGTCACCGGAGGAGCAGGCTACATCGGTTCGCATACGGCTCGCAAATTGGCCGCAGCAGGGCACGAGGTAGTGATTTTCGATAACCTCTTGTACGGACATCGCAGCGCCGCCGGGAAAATACCCCTTGTCGTGGAGGATTTGATCGACCGCGACAAATTGACGGCTACCCTACTAGAAAACAAGATTGAAGCGGTGATCCACTTTGCGGCGTTTGCCCAAGTGGGCGAGTCGGTTACCAATCCTTCGATCTATTACAACAACAACATTTGCGGAACCATCAGCCTGCTCGATGCCATGCGGGCAGCCGATGTCGGACGGATTGTGTTTTCCAGCACTTGTGCCACGTATGGTATTCCTGCGTCGTCACCCATTGACGAGACCTTTCCCCAAGCTCCGATCAATCCGTATGGTTTCTCAAAACTAGCGATCGAGCATGCGTTGCAAGACTACTCACAGGCTTATGGAATCGCTTACGCAGCGCTTCGCTATTTCAACGCAGCTGGGGCTTCCCCCCAAGGCGATATTGGCGAAGACCACACGCCCGAATCGCACCTGATTCCGGTCGTTTTGCAAGTCGCTTTGGGCCAGCGAAAAGCAATCAGTATTTTCGGTACCGACTACCCCACCGAGGATGGCACATGCGTCCGCGACTATATCCATGTCGATGACCTAGCCGACGCCCACCTTCTGGCCATGGAAAAAATTACGCCGGAAAACTCCCTGCAGCTAAATCTGGGCACAGGGCGAGGAAGCAGCGTGCAAGAAATTGTTGAGGCCTGTCGCGAAGTGACAGGGCACGAAATTCCGACCGAGCTTAGTCCACGCAGGGCAGGAGACCCGCCTGCCCTGGTAGCCAATCCGTCGCTGGCCCGTAAAATTCTCGATTGGCAACCGAAGTACTTGGATGTACGCGAAACGATTGAAACAGCTTGGCGTTGGCATCAGTCGCACCCCCAAGGTTTCGCCGACTAGCGTTCCCGTGCGATGAATCGCAAGGCTCCCGCGATCCTATGCAGAAGATCATCATTGAAAAGCCCTATCGATTTGTTCCTCCGCATCGTGGAACGCGCTGGCCCGACTTTATCCAGCGTTTTAACCTTTATGGACGCTACCTAAAGCGGTTTGAAGGGATTACTTCGCACGAAGTCCGCCACAGCGACCGCCTCAAAAAATCGCTGGATGCGGGCCATGGGATTCTACTGGCGCCCAACCACAGCCGCATTTCCGATCCCTTGGTTCTTGGTTTTCTGGCCCGGGAAGTAGATTGCCATCTCTACTCTATGGCGAGTTGGCATCTCTTCAACCAGGGATGGTTCAAGGCCTGGGCGATTCGTTTGATGGGCGGATTCAGTATCTTTCGTGAAGGGATCGATCGCAAGTCGCTCGCTACGGCAATCGATGCCATGGTCGAAGCCAAACGCCCGCTGGTTGTTTTCTCGGAAGGTTCCACCACACGGACCAACGATCACTTGCACGAACTTCTCGATGGAGTCGCTTTCGTCGCTCGCTCGGCTGCTAAACGTCGCGCGAAAGAAGGTCTTGGTGATACGGTCATTCACCCCATTGGGATTAAGTATGTCTTTCGTGGCGATATCGACGCAGCCGTTCTTCCCGTCCTACACGAAATCGAACACCGCCTAGGCTGGCGAACCTCGGAAGAGCTTTCTCTACTGGAACGTGTCGAACGCATGGGAGAAGGCTTACTTGCCCTCGAAGAAATCCGTTACGCTGGCAAGGCCAAGTCAGGCATTGAACTTTCGCTTCGCACAGCAGATTTGATCAACGCGATCCTCCAGCCACTGGAAAAAGAGTGGCTGAAAGAAGAGTCGTCAGGCAGTGTCTTGCCCAGGATCAAAGCCCTTCGCTCGCGCATTCTTCCGGACATGATCACCGGCAAGCTATCCGCAGAGGAACGAGAACGCCGCTGGATGCAGCTGGAAGA comes from Bremerella cremea and encodes:
- a CDS encoding 1-acyl-sn-glycerol-3-phosphate acyltransferase — its product is MQKIIIEKPYRFVPPHRGTRWPDFIQRFNLYGRYLKRFEGITSHEVRHSDRLKKSLDAGHGILLAPNHSRISDPLVLGFLAREVDCHLYSMASWHLFNQGWFKAWAIRLMGGFSIFREGIDRKSLATAIDAMVEAKRPLVVFSEGSTTRTNDHLHELLDGVAFVARSAAKRRAKEGLGDTVIHPIGIKYVFRGDIDAAVLPVLHEIEHRLGWRTSEELSLLERVERMGEGLLALEEIRYAGKAKSGIELSLRTADLINAILQPLEKEWLKEESSGSVLPRIKALRSRILPDMITGKLSAEERERRWMQLEDIYVAQQISCYIPNYLRDYPSVDRLLETVERYEEDLKDTTTIHGSLHVIIDVDTPILVSHERRPKGDEDPLMDELKQRLQAKLNELKAESQLYSPK
- the galE gene encoding UDP-glucose 4-epimerase GalE; its protein translation is MRVLVTGGAGYIGSHTARKLAAAGHEVVIFDNLLYGHRSAAGKIPLVVEDLIDRDKLTATLLENKIEAVIHFAAFAQVGESVTNPSIYYNNNICGTISLLDAMRAADVGRIVFSSTCATYGIPASSPIDETFPQAPINPYGFSKLAIEHALQDYSQAYGIAYAALRYFNAAGASPQGDIGEDHTPESHLIPVVLQVALGQRKAISIFGTDYPTEDGTCVRDYIHVDDLADAHLLAMEKITPENSLQLNLGTGRGSSVQEIVEACREVTGHEIPTELSPRRAGDPPALVANPSLARKILDWQPKYLDVRETIETAWRWHQSHPQGFAD
- a CDS encoding ExbD/TolR family protein, translating into MKIKKYRREVQEGDMTPMIDMTFQLIAFFMVLINFTQADQNKDIKLPESELAKPPEVPFENALTLQVFQDGNVFFDGKKYTPESIRPSLIVEKQIADELNAGKGGAAQTVTVIIRGDARVETGKVQDLIKLCQDVGFEKFSLKAKEKVPY
- a CDS encoding tetratricopeptide repeat protein, giving the protein MRQYLFLATVATLVAGGPLLADTVRTTTGTPQSGTIVGTTADVIKLSKGGTVVEIPTNEVVEVLLDEESFPVKSARSNVESGQYADAIEKLKGEQSKNELVNQEIAFLRAYSLGKLALAGSADKATAAKALLDFASQSSGSYHFYEVARMLGDLAVSTGNYDAATKYYGALSKAPWPDMKMSGNVLEGRALLAQDKADAAIKKFDQVLKSDASVAGAVRQKSFASVGKAQALALTGKADEGVTLAQKVIENADPQDKELFGRAYNALGQCYMKQSQPKEALLAYLHTDILFYRDPEIHAEALYHLSNLWKEVNSPDEATSARNLLINQYPGSVWSNRQ
- a CDS encoding ExbD/TolR family protein; translated protein: MKLRKNEVHGREKVEVPMTPMIDIVFQLLVFFIMTFKIVAMEGDFNINMPQAAQGSPSTTQIALTLSLRAGPSGNLQSVSLNNLPPFEGSVQEKFRKLQDAIVEQVGVNDGPSTTQEESEIEIDADYQLHYNYVIQAITAVTGRIDPKTGEVQKLIEKIKFAPGSGSGS
- a CDS encoding MotA/TolQ/ExbB proton channel family protein, producing the protein MLRRSHEYSLPFCLALVALVLGIFLTTQTATAQDAADAEPAAEAPAADAPADDAGGAADAQKEDTPKERLSVLAWTYKALTYYFWIFLLISVIFVALLVMNIMNARRENVVPLALVESFEACLDENQVQEAYDMAKEDESFLGKVLSAGLEKVSSGYDKAIEAMQEVGEEENMKLDHRLSYLALIGTLSPMIGLFGTVDGMIRAFSVIAISGSTPEASKLAEGISTALFTTLVGLALAIPAIAAYNILRNRVDRLALEVGITSEGLMSRFENVRK
- the xerD gene encoding site-specific tyrosine recombinase XerD, translating into MKLKLKRPLPQPQGERIERLIASLVTYLTTECHLSKNTIQAYSRDLQRFRTWVGNKNPKDLTIIELSDYVAWLHDQQLAPASIARHIISLKVFFRYLQLEGVLEENLVELLGCQKLWQKIPSVIPPYQIDDFLTAPWSEDPYWRRDRAILEVLYACGCRASEIAGLKANDVHLGEGYCRLHGKGDKQRLVPLGEKAISACRDYCEKERPKLAARGPETPEFFLTRTGRALRREAIWEMVKKYALRAGIAPDVSPHTLRHSFATHLLAGGADLRQVQELLGHASIATTQIYTHVDQSRLKKVHATFHPRA